One Carettochelys insculpta isolate YL-2023 chromosome 1, ASM3395843v1, whole genome shotgun sequence genomic window, AGCCTAAGAAACCAGCGGCTAAGAAACCGGCTGGCCCtgccaaaaaacccaaaaagacGGCGGCCGTGAAAAAGAGTCCGAAAAAAGCCAAGAAACCCGCAGCTTCAGCGGCTAAAAAGACGGCCAAGAGTCCGAAAAAGGTGAAAGCCGCCAAGCCTAAGAAGGCAGCTAGGGGCCAGGCTAAAGCCAAAGCGGTGAAGCCTAAGGCCCCTAAGCCCAAACCCACGAAACCCAAGACCGTGAAGGTGAAGAAGACTGCGCCTAAGAAGAAGTGAAATGCCTTGAGGCACCAAAAAACCCAACGGCTCTTTTAAGAGCCACCCACCCCTTCCCAAAAAGAGCTGACACACCGGATTCTTGAAGTGCCAGGTGTGCGCTTAACTCATGGTAAAAGACCAAACAAACTGACGCAATACTTAAGAAAGAATTTGAAACACCCCTGGAAATCTTTATTTTTCCCATCGTAGTTAGAAGTCCAGGTGCGGGGGGTATTTCCAATCTGTTTTTTTAGAGTAACGATCTGGAAGATAGTTGAAAACACCGGGGGTCCAGATACGTAGTCTATAAATCTTGCTGTTCAAGGGTAGTGAGCTCTGGATGGCCTTTGCGTAACGGAAAGGAGGAGTTTGTGTAGGGGAGGGTAGTTACAACCTTTATTCCTATAACAGCTTCAGTGTCTCGGACTGAAGAGGGTGTTAGGAAACTCTGACGATAGCTGTTCATTTTCTACTTTGATTGAGAGTGGATTTAAACTAGTTTTAGTTTAAAAATCCCACTCTGGGCAAGGATTGGCCACTAATAAagttcttctttttttcttaagGGGGATTCAGTTTTGCGTAGATTTTCCTCTACGGGGATTAGGACATTTTAAGAAAACCGCCTTAATGCAACCCCTAAATGGCGCTTGTAATTGTTTTCGAAGACCAGTTTCGGACGGATAAAATACTTTGCAATCGCATGTTTTTGTTATAGTGTCTCGCTTTTCTTCCTTAATTTTCCTGGCCGCACATCGTGATTTGGGCTCTGGCATATATCCACTTAGTAAAagaacagtgctttaaaaaaaaatcgagCCTACCTTCATACTACTGCACCTCGCTGCGGAAAGTTAAACAATCGATGATTGGCTgtttaaacactaacaattttTCAGCCTATGGTGATGTGAATCGAACACTAACCAATAGAGTGCCTAATAGGACTGCTCTTAACTCTCTCCGCCAATCAAAAAGTGAAATGGaaacacctaatttgcataagaCTTCTATAAATAGAGGGGATCTCCCTGTTTTGTGTTATTCCTAGCATTGTAGGAATTGAAGCTGGCTACGCTGGGCGCTTTAGTTTAGCGTTACTTTCATAAGAATGCCTGAACCAGCAAAATCTGCTCCCGCTCCTAAGAAGGGCTCTAAAAAAGCTGTGACCAACAAGACTCAGAAGAAGGGCGATAAGAAGCGCAGAAGAAGTAGGAAGGAGAGCTACTCTATCTACGTGTACAAAGTACTGAAGCAAGTTCACCCGGACACTGGCATTTCTTCTAAGGCTATGGGCATCATGAACTCCTTTGTAAATGACATCTTTGAGCGGATTGCAGGGGAAGCGTCTCGTCTGGCTCATTACAACAAGCGCTCGACCATCACTTCCCGCGAGATCCAGACCGCTGTGCGTCTTCTTCTCCCGGGGGAGCTCGCCAAGCACGCTGTGTCTGAGGGCACTAAAGCCGTCACTAAGTACACAAGCTCGAAATAGACAAGTCGGCTGTAAGTTGCGCTCGTGACCCCAAAGGCTCTTTTCAGAGCCACTTACCTTCTCCGTTGAAAGAGCTGTGATCGTGTTAGTATCTGCAACGATGTGCTTCCTCAAAGTTAATTATGGAAGTGTTTGCAAACTCTTTTGAGTGTAAATTTAGTGGCTCTGAAAAGAGcctttggagtagttttgtaagTTACAGGATGGTAGCCTTAAGCCCTCTCACCACGGATGCGCCGAGCTAATTGGATGTCTTTAGGCATGATAGTAACTCTCTTAGCATGAATAGCACACAGATTGGTGTCCTCAAAAAGCCCAACCAAATAAGCCTCACTAGCCTCCTGCAGGGCCATAACGGCCGAGCTCTGGAAGCGCAAATCAGTCTTGAAGTCCTGGGCGATTTCACGTACCAGGCGCTGGAAAGGCAGTTTACGgatgagcagctcagtagatttCTGATAGCGACGAATTTCTCTTAAGGCGACTGTGCCAGGGCGATAACGATGCGGCTTTTTCACTCCCCCGGTGGCAGGCGCGCTCTTCCGAGCAGCCTTCGTCGCCAGTTGCTTACGGGGAGCTTTGCCACCAGTGGATTTACGGGCGGTCTGCTTAGTTCTGGCCATTTTAGCCTAAAAAAAACTACACTTAAACACGAAATCTAAGATACCGATTCAAACAAGAAGCAAAACCGAGAGCTAGCTCTATTTATAAGCAAAGTCTCCTTTCTGATTGGCTGATGGGAGCTAGCCATATGTCATTGGTTAATTTGAAAACTTGAAAAGCCCGCCCTGAAAGATTGAAACTCGATCTTCCCGCCTCACCAGCTCCCAATTAGAGTTTAAGGCTTTCCCGCACGTGACCGCACCACAGATCAATTCTCTGAAACTCCTCTTGTTGAAACTTCAAGATACAGAGCCCACCTCTCCTTCCCTACCACCTTAGCTGTTTGTTCTGAGAAGGCTTCCTGTCTCACTACTTCTTTCAAAATGGCCGTTCCCACTTCCTATTTCTCGTTCAGCTGGACAATGATAAAGAGCACTCATGCCTAGATACCGAGAAGGGTAATAGGGAGACTTTTATCAATGCCTTCTGTGGTTTAGTTAAAATAGTTAACTGTGTTTATGTTCCAGTTTGTGTTTATTTAGAGTGTAGAAAAAGTCTTTTCAGGTCTATATCCTCTTTTCATATCGAGAGCACTCTGCTCTCTGTTTTCCTTTCACCCTGTTTGAAACCTTCATTTAATATATGAGAGAGGGAAGTTGGAATGCTTAAACAAGTAATCACTTGAGTTTCAATGCTCACCTAGTacaatggttctcaaactttggccacagccctgccccctacTATGAGAGTGGGAGAGTGGGGGCAGAGTTGAGAGGGGACAAGACCTgatcctgcagcccagctgcaagATCATCACCAACTACAGATGgtactttgagaaccactgacctagcaCAAAAATCAAGTTTCTATTTTATAGCCTAATTGATTTCTGTTCACAATAATCTACCTGGTTTAATAAATGACCATAATGAATGGGAAAACAAGATGACCATCATTAGAAACTCCACTCACACATatcctttccatttcttttttgcACCTAGGGAACAAAGGAATACTCCATCCCCACCTGGGACTTGCAGAGGGTAGAGACTGTTTAGTAGGTATGAATAGTCTTTAGAAGGAAATAAGTAccaggggtagccaagttagtctgtaccttcaaaaacaacaagaagtcctgtggcatcttatagacttacaaatattttggagcataagcttttgtggacaaagacctgctttgaagcttatgctccaaaatatctgttagtctataaggtgccacaggacttgttgttgttttagaacatggtttcccaaactggggggagtGCCAAAATGTCACGGGAGAGGCATGAGAAGACCCATTCCCCCTACCTGAACagagatccagcctttgcttctggctctcagctcctgccattttaagTGGGtgccctggtgcagctgctataaaaagcaggcaggcagcaaaaacccatgtggagctagctgccttctgcaagtGAGAGTGAGTAtggggggtgagggtgagggtgagggtgagagtgaggaggatggggttagatgggggcaggggaggggcttgggtgggtggctcccaGGGCTTTCAGGGCTCAGGCAGATGCCCAGCTTGTGGgtctcatggggctcaggcggctgggcCCAGCAGTGTAGGGCttgagctggtgggtgggtgggtggctggtcctggcagcgcaGAGCTCAGATGATTGGCCCTGGCAGcatagggctcaggtggcttgggattgcaggtgggcagctggccctggcaatgTGGGGCTTAGACAGGCAGCTGGGTTGCGTGGCCGGTGGGCAGGCAACTAGTTctagcagcgtggggctcaggcagctggcaggcgggTGGATGGCTAGCCCCAGCGGATGGCGGacaagcaggtggctggccccagtgacatggggctcagatgggcagctctggcagtgcaggtctcaggcaggcgggtggctggcatggggatCAGGCAaccggccagctggggctgcaccaggcaaccacaaggggccaagaaaaaattatttgtgcttatttttaattttagacaacatttttatatgaagcttttgtgtttatcttAAATTACAAACTTATTTTTTTTGTTACAAGGcagtgatggtaaagaagaagtgagggggcatgagggtttctcaaaaatcaaaagggggtgaTGCTGAAAGCTtaggaaccactgatttagaagGAAACAGGAGGAAGAGTTATTAACTCATCTGTTAACAGGGCTTTTCAAATTAATCAATGTGTCAAATCACAGCCCCACTAGACAGGAAAAGTTTTTTGATTTCTAACTCAGACACAGTATCTCCATTCTCCTCAATCAGGATCCCCCTCCACACGCAAAAGTAGTTGTTCAAGAAACAGTCATAACTAAACTTTTTAGCCTGGACACAAAAGCCCTTGTCTAGCCTTTCCAAGAAATATAGTTTGTTAGGCCTGCCCAAACAGAATAGGTCTGAGAGCCCAAAGCCTATCTCGCGTCCATAGAAAGTGTTCAGAACCATTTATctgctattaaaataatttataacatttatttaaatctATTCTCTGAATATGGTACAACTTCAAAATTAAGTGCTCTATATAACAGAGAGGAATTGAATTAGATTTTCTGTGAGTCTTCTGAGCTTCTTATCAGATAAAGTTTAATTTTCTGCCTCAGACTTGGGGATACATCTCTAACTAGAGAACAGACAGCTGTTTCAGATagttaacagagagaaagccgtgctagtctatataatatcaaaacaaaaaagcagtaaagtagcactttaaggactaacaaaataatttattaggtgagctttcctgggacagacccacttcttcagaccacacttggcttaatctaattcttgactctcctccccgcccctctctgatttgctcaccttcgtaatttgtttctgatttgtcaatctcgtttactgtttttggttctctatgctttaaatagtgagtctcttctggtctgaagaagtgggtgtgtcccacaaaagctcacctaataatttattttgttagtctttaaagtgctactttactgcttttttgttctgttttagatAGTCACTTTCATATAACCCTGCTCAGATGAATGGCCTCTAATTGATTACTGGTAAAGAATAACAAAAATGGGAATTATCACATAAAAATAAACAGCTTAATGTGTGAGGGGAAACAAATTTTCCCacaatttttgggaaaaaaaaacctttctaaAAGTGGCAGTTTTTATTATGAAAATTTGGGGAGGCTCTGAAAAAGACTTTCTATTGTTTTGGTGTATCTGAGGGAAGGACAACGTACGCTCAATAAAAATCACAGCTTCATGGTTCACATTCTCTGAGTTCTTTCCAGAGAAGAGAGACTCCCACCGCGATCCAAGCTTTGAAACGTCCTCAGGTTACGTATTCCAACTCCTTACCATAGTCAGAGTAGCTTACACTGTAAACAACCTTGCAATATGTAAATAACGACCTGATTGAAAACTATCAGGCAAACATGGGCGGGGTCTAGTTTCTGTTCTGCTCCACTAGCCTCTGCGTTAAAGATGATTCAATTAAATTATAAATAGGTTACTAGCCCGGCCGTTCCGCTCCCTACTTTCTGAACATTGCTCTGTATTACACATTGTTCCATGTAGACTTATATTATTACCTTCCAAGATGTGGTATATTATGAAATCCTATCTCCACTAATTATTATTCAACAGAATTCCTGagttttaaaatgtgtctttACCGTTTTGCCTTTGGGAGATCTGCTAGTAAAAATCCTTCAGCTTTTGTATTTATCTCGGTTTCAAAGTGCTCCTTGGACTTCTATGGATTCACAGTCTGCGGTAAAATCTGACCAATCAGGTTTCATGACACATCGCCTTTCTTCTGCTCCCCAACATTAGCCGCCATTTGCCTGGACTGTGGGAAGGGGGAACAGAAGAAATATGATGTGTGAATTTCATCATCACAGCAGCCATGGGCTCTgtgccctttggtgtctgatgcccttctcggtatttccttccatctttactGTATCTCATCCCAAGCTAGTGCAGGGACCTCTCCTATTATCGGCTAATGTAGTCTTGTCTTTTGTTCATTACATTTGTTTACTGGGAGGTGTGGTCCTTTTCTATTACTACTCTTCCTTGCAGTACCTGCTGTAAGTACTCTAGGGATGTGAATGGGTGTACAAATAAACAAGCAGAAACCCCGAATCTTTTTCCACGCCAGGAAGATATATTTATTCATAACTGCCCAGcagaaataatatttatttttgagGAAAAGGCTTCTAAAATACTTAAATGAAAGCAGGAAACAATATAATTTGATTCTGTACACACGGGACAACAAAAAATCAATACACCTTATTGCTAATTATGTTTTACTATAACACATTTTAACTAAGGGTCTGCACAGCTACAGAAAGCATGAATTGCAATGATCATTGAGGATTCTAGGAAACAAGAAAACAGAGAGATAGACACGCACGCACTACACTTAGCCTTTTGGAATGGAGATGCCTCAACTCTATGAAGAAAACAGGCCATTTTTTGTTACCCTCTACTGCCATCTAACGGTCACTATTTTtcaatatgcagaattttaaagtgCCGTTCATACTTTTAATGACAAACAGCACATAATGCCATAGCAATATAATAACTATGCTTTGTTTATCTTCATAACTCTCACTTTAAGGTTGTTTGTGTTTTGAATGACAGATTATTTTCCCCTCACATTAAGCAAAAAACCCAGTTCTTTTCTGTAGAAACTCAGCTTTTTCATAATACAAGGTACTGTAAAGACAGCAAATGACAACTACTGCTGTAAAAATGTCTAAAATGTAACATATCTATTAACATCACAAATGGGAGGCATAGGTCACATATAATCGTGATATAATATTTGACctgaacaaggaaaaatgttgttggaaatatttttatttgctaCACACTCTTCAGACtttcttctgaaaacaaaattattaatttctcATAGGCTTTCATCACTAAAATATTATAATTTTCCACAAATATTAATTAATACTCAAGAATCTGCCTGTGAGTTGAAGTGACATGATTAATCCTATTTTACTGATAAGGAATCAAATATCAcagattaaagaaaaatattcatcGATTTTGGGTGCCTGATTCCAAATGACTAGGACCTGCTTTTTTCAGTGTATTTAACATAATAAATACAAgtacaactcccattgacttcagatgcAGTTCGGAGTTCTTaacacttctgcaaatcagaccaAATGGCTCAATTTGGGTAAAGAAAAATTAAGCCACACACAGTTTATGACAATCTCTAAAATGTTCggtttaaatgacttgcccagcatCATATAGGATTTTTATGAGAAAGACAAGgatagaatccagttctccagTACAAAATTTAACTCTTTTAATCAAAAGGCCTCCCTCTTCCTCTTGGGAGAGGGAGTTAGGAGGGTGGGTGATGGCAAGCCAGTAGCAGGTGGGCCAGGGGCCTCTAACAGGGAGGAGACGGAGAGGGGGAGTGAGGCATCTTCAGCAGGCACTGCCCAGTGCTGGGGAAGCTAGTGCATTGGGCAGGAGCACCACTGTGGCCCAGTGCTTATGAAGCTGGCTGTTTAGGCTGGCTCTGGGGCCAATGTGGTGCTCATGAAGTTAGTAGTTCCACCCAGTGCTTAGAGGACCAGAGGCTCAACCTGCTGCTGGATCTCAGGGTCTTGGAGGTGGGGAGATTGGCATCTCAGCCCAAGCTTGGGGTCAGAGGGGTCAGGCCAGtagtggggctggcctggtgctTAGAGGGGTGGGGGTAGTGGCTTGGCCCAGTGCTGGTGTTTGGCAGCTGGTGGCTCAGCACTTGTCGGCTAAGGATGCTTCAGGGTAAGCTAGCCACAGACCGTTCTTGGGGAAGACAGGGGGAGGGTGTTAGAAAGTGCTGGGGTGCAGTCAGGAGCCCAGCAGCTTGGTCCAGATCGGtgatcaggaagacagtggcctGGCCCCACACTCAGGAGGATGGTGGGTTGGCTCAGCATTGGAACTGGCCTAGcttggcaggggagaggggcatcAGGGATGTTGGCTCGGCccagtgtggctgtggctggcaggCCAGGGCTCTTCCATTTGCAGGAAGGACCCTTAGCACTCCTCTGTTAAGGGGAAATTTTTCAGGGTGCTGGTGTGTGGATGATAAAGCCATGGGCAGAAATGCAGGGGGAGCAGGTTATCTTTCTCAAAGTTGGGGTTTACCTGGCCTCTTGTACTTTTGCTGAGATTTTAGCGGCACTTGTCTCCATGATCTGTTCCTTGTTTAGCTGCACTTGTTCCTGATCTGGGAACACTTcatccatggtcccacaaagtcaTGAGATCTCCTCCTCAACCTTCTCCTGGCACTGGCCCAGATGGTCATGCATCATATCAGAAGAAGAAAGCTGCATGGAGGTGAGGTGCTCTGCAACTGGAAGGGGCCTATGTGTTTTTCCTTGTGCACTCAGGAGTTTCTTTGGGCAGCATCTGTTGGACTGAGGTTTACTTACTCAGTGAATGAGTGTAACAAATCTGTATTTAAGGAAAACACTCATCATATATCGATCAATTCCTTACAAGTGGGATGCTCATTAGGCTCATCTCATCATTGTTTCCCGCAGTGGACAATACAGCTTTAACTGCCTGCTGTTACACAAACTTATTTATGACTTTTTCTTAGCTTTCATTATCCAACAGATTTGGTCTCTCATTTCCATGTTACTCTCCTCCCTTCTCAGGATAGGTTTAGTGTTCGTTCAAAACAATCTTTTCTAACTCTCTTTTGTTggtttatcttttctttttcccacAATTTAAACATGAATTTTGtaatttcttacacatgctgtCATGAATGAacacctgtaaagggttaaacccagagagaatgtgttctctgttggcaagcagcaaGGTGAGCcaacagggagagggagggaacttttgaactgaagcagttacctgctgagcaggggtttttcttttgtgtggtcGGAACTGAGAGCCAgagatgtttaatcctgagcaggcttaatgaatccagtaaatattcaggccacaacatGCCTGGGgcagatatgtgagtagaaaggaaatgtttagtcagaatcaatcaggttattttattttatttttttttattttcagtttggcATGGGACTTCTCAGTCTGGCTGAACCCACCCTGTACACTGTAATTTCTAAACTGAATGCCTGGGAAGAAATGGTCTGTGCTTTTTATTTACTATTTTTTAAAGTTGTTCTGTAACACCTAGTAACCAAATATACTTTGCCACTTTATTTGTATACTTTGtcatttgttttgttagtatattaCTTTTTTAAggtaatgatttgattcctgtgtcctaaagaAGTGTCTATGTATATCCTGGCCTAAGACtgaaggtcagctatcagactgcaactcaatttcttcctctttgttttcaagctctctggTAAGGGAGGGTAAAGAGTTTGGGTGTtctcccacagggagacatcttaAATGTGCCTTCC contains:
- the LOC142021732 gene encoding histone H3 encodes the protein MARTKQTARKSTGGKAPRKQLATKAARKSAPATGGVKKPHRYRPGTVALREIRRYQKSTELLIRKLPFQRLVREIAQDFKTDLRFQSSAVMALQEASEAYLVGLFEDTNLCAIHAKRVTIMPKDIQLARRIRGERA
- the LOC142021739 gene encoding histone H2B 5-like — translated: MPEPAKSAPAPKKGSKKAVTNKTQKKGDKKRRRSRKESYSIYVYKVLKQVHPDTGISSKAMGIMNSFVNDIFERIAGEASRLAHYNKRSTITSREIQTAVRLLLPGELAKHAVSEGTKAVTKYTSSK